In Alosa sapidissima isolate fAloSap1 chromosome 4, fAloSap1.pri, whole genome shotgun sequence, the following are encoded in one genomic region:
- the smpd2b gene encoding sphingomyelin phosphodiesterase 2 yields the protein MATNESVPLRIFSLNCWGLRYVSKNREERMVMIGDKLSRENHDIVLLQEVWSEKDFLYLKKTLSSTHPHSYNFKSGVIGSGLAVFSRHRILDVFFYRFSVNGYPYMIHQGDWFGGKAVGMVQMKINGLMAHVYVTHFHAEYCRERDIYLPHRVVQAWELQQFIRHTSRGADLVIVGGDLNTHPQDLGCRLVRAYTGLRDSYTETDAFDGCENGLTLIAKNPYVSAKELGPFEEGIRIDYILFRGSKCVEVKCESLSITQGSCPGQAIPLSDHEALSAQLLLVPTDPNRQKREPESSEENTGKLAELVDLVTEARTEVKVGVHCAERQRHRAARTGAMGLALLLLELAMALVPWLLPASAAATQPFPRGSFCLLGALCFCLLLLATLLWVFHSGEIKALRSADDQMRLAAASLLDEHRGRTPTPTRHAHGDSPANQHAGSTSKED from the exons ATGGCTACCAACGAGTCTGTGCCTCTGCGGATCTTCTCCCTCAACTGTTG GGGCCTCCGTTATGTCAGTAAGAACCGTGAGGAGCGCATGGTCATGATTGGAGATAAGCTGAGCAGAGAGAACCACGACATTGTCCTTCTACAGGAG GTGTGGAGTGAGAAggatttcctctatctgaagaAGACCCTCTCCAGTACTCATCCACATTCCTATAACTTCAAAAG TGGAGTTATAGGCAGTGGACTCGCCGTTTTCTCCAGACACCGAATCCTTGATGTTTTTTTCTACCGTTTTTCTGTGAATGGATACCCTTACATG atCCACCAAGGAGACTGGTTCGGAGGGAAGGCTGTGGGAATGGTACAGATGAAGATCAATGGGCTGATGGCCCATGTCTACGTcacgcat TTCCACGCAGAATACTGTAGGGAGAGGGACATCTATCTGCCTCATCGAGTCGTTCAGGCCTGGGAGCTGCAGCAGTTCATCCG GCACACGTCCAGAGGGGCCGACCTGGTCATCGTGGGCGGGGACTTGAACACGCACCCCCAGGACCTGGGCTGCCGTCTGGTGCGGGCCTACACGGGCCTGAGGGACAGCTACACAGAGACGGACGCGTTTGAT GGGTGTGAGAATGGGCTGACTCTCATAGCCAAGAACCCCTATGTCAGTGCAAAAGAGCTGGGTCCCTTTGAGGAGGGCATCCGTATCGACTACATTCTCTTCAGG GGATCCAAGTGTGTGGAGGTGAAGTGTGAGTCGCTTAGCATCACCCAGGGATCGTGTCCAGGTCAGGCCATTCCCCTGTCAGACCATGAGGCCCTGAGTGCCCAGCTCTTGCTGGTGCCCACTGACCCCAACAGACAGAAGAGGGAGCCAGAGAGCAGCGAGGAGAACACAG GTAAGCTGGCGGAGCTGGTGGACCTGGTGACGGAGGCGCGTACAGAGGTGAAGGTGGGGGTGCACTGCGCCGAGCGCCAGCGTCACAGGGCAGCGCGGACGGGTGCGATGGGCCTGGCGCTTCTGCTGCTGGAGCTGGCCATGGCGTTGGTGCCTTGGCTCCTCCCGGCGTCAGCGGCCGCCACACAGCCCTTCCCGCGCGGCTCCTTCTGCCTGCTGGGGGCGCTGTGCTTCTGCCTGCTGCTGCTCGCCACCCTGCTCTGGGTCTTCCACAGCGGCGAGATCAAGGCCCTGCGGAGTGCCGACGACCAGATGAGGCTCGCCGCCGCCAGCCTGCTCGACGAGCATCGCGGGAGGACACCGACGCCCACGAGACACGCCCACGGGGACAGCCCGGCCAATCAGCACGCGGGATCCACCTCTAAGGAGGATTGA
- the tead3b gene encoding TEA domain family member 3 b isoform X5 — translation MDGDAEGVWAPDIEQSFQEALAIYPPCGRRKIILSDEGKMYGRNELIARYIKLRTGKTRTRKQVSSHLQVLARRKSREIQSKLKAMNLDQASKDKALQNMAALSSAQIVSPNLIKSQLPPLPQPPYPPPARFWPTSIPGQPGPSSQDIKPFAPSYTSLPAPVPSSIPSYEPLVPPGPPAATAVPVWQDRTIASSKLRMLEYSAFMEVQRDPDTYSKHLFVHIGQTNPSYSDPLLEAVDIRQIYDKFPEKKGGLKELYEKGPQNAFFLVKFWADLNSSGMPDGPGSFYGVSSQYSSPENMTITVSTKVCSFGKQVVEKVETEYARMEGGRYVYRIHRSPMCEYMINFIHKLKHLPEKYMMNSVLENFTILQVVTNRETQETLLCIAFVFEVSTSEHGAQYHVYRLIKD, via the exons GTCGTAACGAGTTGATCGCCAGGTACATTAAGCTGAGGACAGGAAAGACTCGGACAAGGAAACAG GTTTCTAGCCATTTGCAGGTTCTCGCCCGGAGAAAGTCTCGCGAGATACAGTCAAAGCTGAAG GCCATGAACCTG GACCAGGCTTCGAAAGACAAGGCTCTCCAGAACATGGCTGCATTATCCTCAGCCCAGATCGTGTCTCCAAACCTGATCAAGAGCCAGTTGCCACCCTTACCCCAGCCCCCCTACCCGCCCCCAGCCAGG TTTTGGCCAACGTCCATCCCTGGGCAACCTGGACCTTCTTCTCAGGA CATCAAGCCTTTTGCCCCATCCTACACCAGCCTCCCAGCACCCGTGCCATCCTCCATACCCT CGTATGAGCCCTTGGTGCCCCCCGGGCCCCCTGCGGCCACAGCTGTGCCCGTGTGGCAGGACCGCACCATCGCCTCGTCCAAACTACGCATGCTGGAGTACTCCGCCTTTATGGAGGTGCAGCGAGACCCGGACACT TATAGCAAACACTTGTTTGTCCACATCGGTCAGACAAACCCATCCTACAGCGACCCTCTCCTGGAAGCGGTGGACATCAGGCAAATCTACGACAAGTTTCCTGAGAAGAAGGGAGGGCTGAAGGAGCTCTACGAGAAGGGCCCGCAGAATGCCTTCTTCCTTGTCAAGTTCTGG GCTGACCTGAATAGCAGTGGGATGCCCGATGGGCCTGGCTCCTTCTACGGCGTCAGTAGCCAGTACAGCAGCCCGGAGAACATGACCATCACCGTCTCCACCAAAGTCTGCTCCTTCGGAAAGCAAGTGGTGGAGAAAGTCGAG ACGGAGTATgcaaggatggagggagggaggtatgTGTATAGGATCCACCGTTCGCCAATGTGTGAATACATGATCAACTTCATCCACAAGCTCAAACACCTGCCCGAGAAATACATGATGAACAGCGTGTTAGAAAACTTCACTATTTTACAG GTTGTGACGAACCGAGAGACTCAAGAGACATTGCTGTGTATAGCGTTTGTATTTGAGGTCTCAACAAGTGAACACGGAGCTCAGTATCACGTCTATCGCCTCATCAAGGACTGA
- the tead3b gene encoding TEA domain family member 3 b isoform X2 has product MDGDAEGVWAPDIEQSFQEALAIYPPCGRRKIILSDEGKMYGRNELIARYIKLRTGKTRTRKQVSSHLQVLARRKSREIQSKLKAMNLDQASKDKALQNMAALSSAQIVSPNLIKSQLPPLPQPPYPPPARFWPTSIPGQPGPSSQDIKPFAPSYTSLPAPVPSSIPFSQVYNKHHDNRINSKDLNIFRGPPDSPSSPPRPAYEPLVPPGPPAATAVPVWQDRTIASSKLRMLEYSAFMEVQRDPDTYSKHLFVHIGQTNPSYSDPLLEAVDIRQIYDKFPEKKGGLKELYEKGPQNAFFLVKFWADLNSSGMPDGPGSFYGVSSQYSSPENMTITVSTKVCSFGKQVVEKVETEYARMEGGRYVYRIHRSPMCEYMINFIHKLKHLPEKYMMNSVLENFTILQVVTNRETQETLLCIAFVFEVSTSEHGAQYHVYRLIKD; this is encoded by the exons GTCGTAACGAGTTGATCGCCAGGTACATTAAGCTGAGGACAGGAAAGACTCGGACAAGGAAACAG GTTTCTAGCCATTTGCAGGTTCTCGCCCGGAGAAAGTCTCGCGAGATACAGTCAAAGCTGAAG GCCATGAACCTG GACCAGGCTTCGAAAGACAAGGCTCTCCAGAACATGGCTGCATTATCCTCAGCCCAGATCGTGTCTCCAAACCTGATCAAGAGCCAGTTGCCACCCTTACCCCAGCCCCCCTACCCGCCCCCAGCCAGG TTTTGGCCAACGTCCATCCCTGGGCAACCTGGACCTTCTTCTCAGGA CATCAAGCCTTTTGCCCCATCCTACACCAGCCTCCCAGCACCCGTGCCATCCTCCATACCCT TTTCCCAGGTCTATAATAAACACCATGACAACCGTATCAATTCAAAGGATTTGAATATATTTCGGGGCCCCCCTGActccccctcttcccctccccgTCCAGCGTATGAGCCCTTGGTGCCCCCCGGGCCCCCTGCGGCCACAGCTGTGCCCGTGTGGCAGGACCGCACCATCGCCTCGTCCAAACTACGCATGCTGGAGTACTCCGCCTTTATGGAGGTGCAGCGAGACCCGGACACT TATAGCAAACACTTGTTTGTCCACATCGGTCAGACAAACCCATCCTACAGCGACCCTCTCCTGGAAGCGGTGGACATCAGGCAAATCTACGACAAGTTTCCTGAGAAGAAGGGAGGGCTGAAGGAGCTCTACGAGAAGGGCCCGCAGAATGCCTTCTTCCTTGTCAAGTTCTGG GCTGACCTGAATAGCAGTGGGATGCCCGATGGGCCTGGCTCCTTCTACGGCGTCAGTAGCCAGTACAGCAGCCCGGAGAACATGACCATCACCGTCTCCACCAAAGTCTGCTCCTTCGGAAAGCAAGTGGTGGAGAAAGTCGAG ACGGAGTATgcaaggatggagggagggaggtatgTGTATAGGATCCACCGTTCGCCAATGTGTGAATACATGATCAACTTCATCCACAAGCTCAAACACCTGCCCGAGAAATACATGATGAACAGCGTGTTAGAAAACTTCACTATTTTACAG GTTGTGACGAACCGAGAGACTCAAGAGACATTGCTGTGTATAGCGTTTGTATTTGAGGTCTCAACAAGTGAACACGGAGCTCAGTATCACGTCTATCGCCTCATCAAGGACTGA
- the tead3b gene encoding TEA domain family member 3 b isoform X6: MAALSSAQIVSPNLIKSQLPPLPQPPYPPPARFWPTSIPGQPGPSSQDIKPFAPSYTSLPAPVPSSIPFSQVYNKHHDNRINSKDLNIFRGPPDSPSSPPRPAYEPLVPPGPPAATAVPVWQDRTIASSKLRMLEYSAFMEVQRDPDTYSKHLFVHIGQTNPSYSDPLLEAVDIRQIYDKFPEKKGGLKELYEKGPQNAFFLVKFWADLNSSGMPDGPGSFYGVSSQYSSPENMTITVSTKVCSFGKQVVEKVETEYARMEGGRYVYRIHRSPMCEYMINFIHKLKHLPEKYMMNSVLENFTILQVVTNRETQETLLCIAFVFEVSTSEHGAQYHVYRLIKD, encoded by the exons ATGGCTGCATTATCCTCAGCCCAGATCGTGTCTCCAAACCTGATCAAGAGCCAGTTGCCACCCTTACCCCAGCCCCCCTACCCGCCCCCAGCCAGG TTTTGGCCAACGTCCATCCCTGGGCAACCTGGACCTTCTTCTCAGGA CATCAAGCCTTTTGCCCCATCCTACACCAGCCTCCCAGCACCCGTGCCATCCTCCATACCCT TTTCCCAGGTCTATAATAAACACCATGACAACCGTATCAATTCAAAGGATTTGAATATATTTCGGGGCCCCCCTGActccccctcttcccctccccgTCCAGCGTATGAGCCCTTGGTGCCCCCCGGGCCCCCTGCGGCCACAGCTGTGCCCGTGTGGCAGGACCGCACCATCGCCTCGTCCAAACTACGCATGCTGGAGTACTCCGCCTTTATGGAGGTGCAGCGAGACCCGGACACT TATAGCAAACACTTGTTTGTCCACATCGGTCAGACAAACCCATCCTACAGCGACCCTCTCCTGGAAGCGGTGGACATCAGGCAAATCTACGACAAGTTTCCTGAGAAGAAGGGAGGGCTGAAGGAGCTCTACGAGAAGGGCCCGCAGAATGCCTTCTTCCTTGTCAAGTTCTGG GCTGACCTGAATAGCAGTGGGATGCCCGATGGGCCTGGCTCCTTCTACGGCGTCAGTAGCCAGTACAGCAGCCCGGAGAACATGACCATCACCGTCTCCACCAAAGTCTGCTCCTTCGGAAAGCAAGTGGTGGAGAAAGTCGAG ACGGAGTATgcaaggatggagggagggaggtatgTGTATAGGATCCACCGTTCGCCAATGTGTGAATACATGATCAACTTCATCCACAAGCTCAAACACCTGCCCGAGAAATACATGATGAACAGCGTGTTAGAAAACTTCACTATTTTACAG GTTGTGACGAACCGAGAGACTCAAGAGACATTGCTGTGTATAGCGTTTGTATTTGAGGTCTCAACAAGTGAACACGGAGCTCAGTATCACGTCTATCGCCTCATCAAGGACTGA
- the tead3b gene encoding TEA domain family member 3 b isoform X4 has translation MDGDAEGVWAPDIEQSFQEALAIYPPCGRRKIILSDEGKMYGRNELIARYIKLRTGKTRTRKQVSSHIQVLARKKVREYQAGIKAMNLDQASKDKALQNMAALSSAQIVSPNLIKSQLPPLPQPPYPPPARFWPTSIPGQPGPSSQDIKPFAPSYTSLPAPVPSSIPSYEPLVPPGPPAATAVPVWQDRTIASSKLRMLEYSAFMEVQRDPDTYSKHLFVHIGQTNPSYSDPLLEAVDIRQIYDKFPEKKGGLKELYEKGPQNAFFLVKFWADLNSSGMPDGPGSFYGVSSQYSSPENMTITVSTKVCSFGKQVVEKVETEYARMEGGRYVYRIHRSPMCEYMINFIHKLKHLPEKYMMNSVLENFTILQVVTNRETQETLLCIAFVFEVSTSEHGAQYHVYRLIKD, from the exons GTCGTAACGAGTTGATCGCCAGGTACATTAAGCTGAGGACAGGAAAGACTCGGACAAGGAAACAG GTATCTAGTCACATACAGGTGCTAGCGCGGAAGAAAGTTCGGGAGTACCAGGCTGGCATCAAG GCCATGAACCTG GACCAGGCTTCGAAAGACAAGGCTCTCCAGAACATGGCTGCATTATCCTCAGCCCAGATCGTGTCTCCAAACCTGATCAAGAGCCAGTTGCCACCCTTACCCCAGCCCCCCTACCCGCCCCCAGCCAGG TTTTGGCCAACGTCCATCCCTGGGCAACCTGGACCTTCTTCTCAGGA CATCAAGCCTTTTGCCCCATCCTACACCAGCCTCCCAGCACCCGTGCCATCCTCCATACCCT CGTATGAGCCCTTGGTGCCCCCCGGGCCCCCTGCGGCCACAGCTGTGCCCGTGTGGCAGGACCGCACCATCGCCTCGTCCAAACTACGCATGCTGGAGTACTCCGCCTTTATGGAGGTGCAGCGAGACCCGGACACT TATAGCAAACACTTGTTTGTCCACATCGGTCAGACAAACCCATCCTACAGCGACCCTCTCCTGGAAGCGGTGGACATCAGGCAAATCTACGACAAGTTTCCTGAGAAGAAGGGAGGGCTGAAGGAGCTCTACGAGAAGGGCCCGCAGAATGCCTTCTTCCTTGTCAAGTTCTGG GCTGACCTGAATAGCAGTGGGATGCCCGATGGGCCTGGCTCCTTCTACGGCGTCAGTAGCCAGTACAGCAGCCCGGAGAACATGACCATCACCGTCTCCACCAAAGTCTGCTCCTTCGGAAAGCAAGTGGTGGAGAAAGTCGAG ACGGAGTATgcaaggatggagggagggaggtatgTGTATAGGATCCACCGTTCGCCAATGTGTGAATACATGATCAACTTCATCCACAAGCTCAAACACCTGCCCGAGAAATACATGATGAACAGCGTGTTAGAAAACTTCACTATTTTACAG GTTGTGACGAACCGAGAGACTCAAGAGACATTGCTGTGTATAGCGTTTGTATTTGAGGTCTCAACAAGTGAACACGGAGCTCAGTATCACGTCTATCGCCTCATCAAGGACTGA
- the tead3b gene encoding TEA domain family member 3 b isoform X3, with product MDGDAEGVWAPDIEQSFQEALAIYPPCGRRKIILSDEGKMYGRNELIARYIKLRTGKTRTRKQVSSHIQVLARKKVREYQAGIKDQASKDKALQNMAALSSAQIVSPNLIKSQLPPLPQPPYPPPARFWPTSIPGQPGPSSQDIKPFAPSYTSLPAPVPSSIPFSQVYNKHHDNRINSKDLNIFRGPPDSPSSPPRPAYEPLVPPGPPAATAVPVWQDRTIASSKLRMLEYSAFMEVQRDPDTYSKHLFVHIGQTNPSYSDPLLEAVDIRQIYDKFPEKKGGLKELYEKGPQNAFFLVKFWADLNSSGMPDGPGSFYGVSSQYSSPENMTITVSTKVCSFGKQVVEKVETEYARMEGGRYVYRIHRSPMCEYMINFIHKLKHLPEKYMMNSVLENFTILQVVTNRETQETLLCIAFVFEVSTSEHGAQYHVYRLIKD from the exons GTCGTAACGAGTTGATCGCCAGGTACATTAAGCTGAGGACAGGAAAGACTCGGACAAGGAAACAG GTATCTAGTCACATACAGGTGCTAGCGCGGAAGAAAGTTCGGGAGTACCAGGCTGGCATCAAG GACCAGGCTTCGAAAGACAAGGCTCTCCAGAACATGGCTGCATTATCCTCAGCCCAGATCGTGTCTCCAAACCTGATCAAGAGCCAGTTGCCACCCTTACCCCAGCCCCCCTACCCGCCCCCAGCCAGG TTTTGGCCAACGTCCATCCCTGGGCAACCTGGACCTTCTTCTCAGGA CATCAAGCCTTTTGCCCCATCCTACACCAGCCTCCCAGCACCCGTGCCATCCTCCATACCCT TTTCCCAGGTCTATAATAAACACCATGACAACCGTATCAATTCAAAGGATTTGAATATATTTCGGGGCCCCCCTGActccccctcttcccctccccgTCCAGCGTATGAGCCCTTGGTGCCCCCCGGGCCCCCTGCGGCCACAGCTGTGCCCGTGTGGCAGGACCGCACCATCGCCTCGTCCAAACTACGCATGCTGGAGTACTCCGCCTTTATGGAGGTGCAGCGAGACCCGGACACT TATAGCAAACACTTGTTTGTCCACATCGGTCAGACAAACCCATCCTACAGCGACCCTCTCCTGGAAGCGGTGGACATCAGGCAAATCTACGACAAGTTTCCTGAGAAGAAGGGAGGGCTGAAGGAGCTCTACGAGAAGGGCCCGCAGAATGCCTTCTTCCTTGTCAAGTTCTGG GCTGACCTGAATAGCAGTGGGATGCCCGATGGGCCTGGCTCCTTCTACGGCGTCAGTAGCCAGTACAGCAGCCCGGAGAACATGACCATCACCGTCTCCACCAAAGTCTGCTCCTTCGGAAAGCAAGTGGTGGAGAAAGTCGAG ACGGAGTATgcaaggatggagggagggaggtatgTGTATAGGATCCACCGTTCGCCAATGTGTGAATACATGATCAACTTCATCCACAAGCTCAAACACCTGCCCGAGAAATACATGATGAACAGCGTGTTAGAAAACTTCACTATTTTACAG GTTGTGACGAACCGAGAGACTCAAGAGACATTGCTGTGTATAGCGTTTGTATTTGAGGTCTCAACAAGTGAACACGGAGCTCAGTATCACGTCTATCGCCTCATCAAGGACTGA
- the tead3b gene encoding TEA domain family member 3 b isoform X1, producing the protein MDGDAEGVWAPDIEQSFQEALAIYPPCGRRKIILSDEGKMYGRNELIARYIKLRTGKTRTRKQVSSHIQVLARKKVREYQAGIKAMNLDQASKDKALQNMAALSSAQIVSPNLIKSQLPPLPQPPYPPPARFWPTSIPGQPGPSSQDIKPFAPSYTSLPAPVPSSIPFSQVYNKHHDNRINSKDLNIFRGPPDSPSSPPRPAYEPLVPPGPPAATAVPVWQDRTIASSKLRMLEYSAFMEVQRDPDTYSKHLFVHIGQTNPSYSDPLLEAVDIRQIYDKFPEKKGGLKELYEKGPQNAFFLVKFWADLNSSGMPDGPGSFYGVSSQYSSPENMTITVSTKVCSFGKQVVEKVETEYARMEGGRYVYRIHRSPMCEYMINFIHKLKHLPEKYMMNSVLENFTILQVVTNRETQETLLCIAFVFEVSTSEHGAQYHVYRLIKD; encoded by the exons GTCGTAACGAGTTGATCGCCAGGTACATTAAGCTGAGGACAGGAAAGACTCGGACAAGGAAACAG GTATCTAGTCACATACAGGTGCTAGCGCGGAAGAAAGTTCGGGAGTACCAGGCTGGCATCAAG GCCATGAACCTG GACCAGGCTTCGAAAGACAAGGCTCTCCAGAACATGGCTGCATTATCCTCAGCCCAGATCGTGTCTCCAAACCTGATCAAGAGCCAGTTGCCACCCTTACCCCAGCCCCCCTACCCGCCCCCAGCCAGG TTTTGGCCAACGTCCATCCCTGGGCAACCTGGACCTTCTTCTCAGGA CATCAAGCCTTTTGCCCCATCCTACACCAGCCTCCCAGCACCCGTGCCATCCTCCATACCCT TTTCCCAGGTCTATAATAAACACCATGACAACCGTATCAATTCAAAGGATTTGAATATATTTCGGGGCCCCCCTGActccccctcttcccctccccgTCCAGCGTATGAGCCCTTGGTGCCCCCCGGGCCCCCTGCGGCCACAGCTGTGCCCGTGTGGCAGGACCGCACCATCGCCTCGTCCAAACTACGCATGCTGGAGTACTCCGCCTTTATGGAGGTGCAGCGAGACCCGGACACT TATAGCAAACACTTGTTTGTCCACATCGGTCAGACAAACCCATCCTACAGCGACCCTCTCCTGGAAGCGGTGGACATCAGGCAAATCTACGACAAGTTTCCTGAGAAGAAGGGAGGGCTGAAGGAGCTCTACGAGAAGGGCCCGCAGAATGCCTTCTTCCTTGTCAAGTTCTGG GCTGACCTGAATAGCAGTGGGATGCCCGATGGGCCTGGCTCCTTCTACGGCGTCAGTAGCCAGTACAGCAGCCCGGAGAACATGACCATCACCGTCTCCACCAAAGTCTGCTCCTTCGGAAAGCAAGTGGTGGAGAAAGTCGAG ACGGAGTATgcaaggatggagggagggaggtatgTGTATAGGATCCACCGTTCGCCAATGTGTGAATACATGATCAACTTCATCCACAAGCTCAAACACCTGCCCGAGAAATACATGATGAACAGCGTGTTAGAAAACTTCACTATTTTACAG GTTGTGACGAACCGAGAGACTCAAGAGACATTGCTGTGTATAGCGTTTGTATTTGAGGTCTCAACAAGTGAACACGGAGCTCAGTATCACGTCTATCGCCTCATCAAGGACTGA